The following coding sequences are from one Arcobacter nitrofigilis DSM 7299 window:
- a CDS encoding peptidylprolyl isomerase, whose amino-acid sequence MRKTILSIVTAFALTATTLSAAETFASVNGEDVTSQDVAQLLRGQNVQFENLPKETKDKVISQLIEKKLLTQKAVKSGIEKEEKYKDALSKIKEDLALELWMQNEYAKVKATDAEEKSFYDKNKEKFKTPDTLEASHILVKTEKEANDIIAKLNIAKNKKGSFEELAKKFSIGPTKTKGGYLGKFQAKQMVPEFSKAALALKKGEYTKKPVKTQFGYHVIYLENKEVSQILPFDKVKANIAKMIVQEKYGKMIKEEVEKLKKDAKIIIK is encoded by the coding sequence ATGAGAAAAACGATTTTAAGTATTGTTACAGCTTTCGCACTGACAGCTACAACATTAAGTGCAGCTGAAACTTTCGCATCTGTAAATGGTGAAGATGTGACGTCACAAGATGTTGCTCAACTTTTAAGAGGACAAAATGTTCAATTTGAAAATCTTCCAAAAGAGACGAAAGATAAAGTTATCAGTCAATTAATAGAAAAAAAACTATTAACACAAAAAGCTGTTAAAAGTGGTATCGAAAAAGAGGAAAAGTATAAAGATGCTTTATCAAAAATCAAAGAAGATTTAGCATTAGAATTATGGATGCAAAATGAGTATGCAAAAGTAAAAGCAACTGATGCAGAAGAAAAAAGTTTTTATGATAAGAATAAAGAGAAGTTCAAAACACCTGATACTTTAGAAGCTAGTCATATTTTAGTTAAAACTGAAAAAGAAGCTAATGATATTATTGCAAAACTTAATATTGCAAAAAATAAAAAAGGTTCATTTGAAGAATTAGCAAAAAAATTCTCAATAGGACCTACAAAAACAAAAGGTGGATATCTTGGAAAATTTCAAGCTAAACAAATGGTACCTGAGTTTTCAAAAGCTGCTTTAGCATTGAAAAAAGGTGAATACACTAAAAAACCAGTTAAAACTCAATTTGGTTATCATGTAATTTATTTAGAAAATAAAGAAGTTTCTCAAATCTTACCTTTTGATAAAGTTAAAGCTAATATAGCTAAAATGATTGTTCAAGAAAAATATGGAAAAATGATTAAAGAAGAAGTTGAAAAACTTAAAAAAGATGCAAAAATAATTATCAAGTAA
- a CDS encoding helix-turn-helix domain-containing protein, producing MKKQELLPRKQRPRQAAENYGIALSTLWLYIKQGKLTAKKISDRVTVLDTEELEVFFNTEVL from the coding sequence ATGAAAAAGCAAGAATTATTGCCAAGAAAGCAAAGACCAAGACAAGCAGCAGAGAATTATGGAATAGCTCTCTCAACATTATGGTTGTATATTAAACAAGGTAAATTAACTGCAAAAAAAATTAGTGATAGAGTTACTGTCCTTGATACTGAAGAACTTGAAGTATTTTTTAACACAGAGGTATTATAA
- the hsrA gene encoding homeostatic response regulator transcription factor HsrA, which translates to MRILIIEDEITLNRTLQEGLTDFGYQVDSAENYKDAEYFIDIRNYDLILTDWMLPDGDGIELCKIVKNRSSRTAVVIISARDDKDSEIEALKAGADDYIKKPFDFDILLARIEARLRFGGTNIIEIDELSINPDEEKILYAGEEIELKGKPFEVLTHLARHRDQIVSKEQLLDAIWEEPELVTPNVIEVAINQIRQKMDKPLNISTIETIRRRGYRFCYPNTDDEPTA; encoded by the coding sequence ATGAGAATTTTAATTATCGAAGATGAAATTACGCTTAACAGAACATTGCAAGAGGGCTTGACTGATTTTGGTTATCAAGTTGACTCAGCAGAAAACTATAAAGATGCAGAATATTTTATAGATATCAGAAATTATGACTTAATACTAACTGACTGGATGCTACCAGATGGTGATGGAATTGAGTTATGTAAAATTGTTAAAAACAGAAGTAGCAGAACAGCAGTTGTTATTATCTCAGCAAGAGATGATAAAGATAGTGAAATCGAAGCATTAAAAGCAGGTGCTGATGATTACATCAAAAAACCATTTGATTTTGATATTTTACTTGCAAGAATTGAAGCAAGATTAAGATTTGGTGGGACAAACATAATTGAAATTGATGAATTATCAATCAACCCTGATGAAGAAAAAATTCTTTATGCTGGTGAAGAGATTGAATTAAAAGGTAAACCTTTTGAAGTATTAACTCACTTAGCAAGACATAGAGATCAAATCGTTTCTAAAGAACAATTACTAGATGCAATTTGGGAAGAACCAGAATTAGTTACTCCAAATGTTATTGAAGTTGCAATCAACCAAATTAGACAAAAAATGGACAAACCATTAAATATCTCTACAATTGAAACAATTAGAAGAAGAGGTTATAGATTCTGTTATCCAAATACTGATGACGAGCCTACAGCTTAA
- a CDS encoding tyrosine-type recombinase/integrase, which translates to MGKTVIPLNDTQLKNSKPREKDYTLSDGNGLQLLIKANGSKLWEIYYISPITLKRRKTSLGNYPNVTLSNARKKRQEYLNLLVNDIDPIEHFKKIKNDIKEEQSRKKNTIGLVANEYLETKKHNKKLKDITIKKAKSRLKTHLYEYLPKKENEAIYNITFKQVIEILKKLEEENKLETLSRVKILLIEIFKYAYVSDIIKDTELFGKLELYNFKSKTKQDTKNNPTLTSEKDIKRLYNDILNYDNNLITKYLMIFTIHTAQRQGSIITAKWCDIDFDKKLWIIPSKQMKMKKEHLLPLSDTLIKYLKELYNLTGDNDYLFPNSQIGSTRNKYPHISNNTVTKALRLMNYTSEQQTAHGFRAMFKTVCKEHQEEHNLINEFVEMILAHQTNGKVEEAYNRATNIADMRKVINWWSEYLDRLKNEVLV; encoded by the coding sequence ATGGGAAAAACTGTAATTCCTTTGAATGATACACAATTAAAAAATTCTAAACCAAGAGAAAAAGATTATACTTTATCAGATGGTAACGGCTTACAGTTATTAATTAAAGCTAATGGATCTAAACTTTGGGAAATTTATTATATAAGTCCAATTACTTTAAAGCGAAGAAAAACATCTTTAGGAAACTATCCAAATGTAACTTTATCAAATGCAAGAAAAAAAAGACAAGAGTATTTAAATCTTCTTGTAAATGATATTGACCCAATAGAACATTTTAAAAAAATTAAAAATGATATAAAAGAAGAACAATCAAGAAAAAAGAATACAATCGGATTAGTTGCTAATGAATACCTAGAAACTAAAAAACATAATAAAAAGTTAAAGGATATTACTATCAAAAAAGCAAAGAGTAGATTAAAAACTCATTTATATGAATATCTACCTAAAAAAGAAAATGAAGCAATTTATAACATTACTTTTAAACAAGTAATTGAAATATTAAAAAAACTAGAAGAAGAAAATAAACTTGAAACATTATCAAGAGTAAAAATACTTTTAATAGAAATATTTAAATATGCTTATGTAAGTGATATTATAAAAGATACAGAACTATTTGGAAAACTTGAACTTTATAATTTTAAATCAAAAACAAAACAAGATACAAAAAACAATCCAACACTTACAAGCGAAAAAGATATTAAACGACTTTATAATGATATTTTAAACTATGATAATAACCTCATAACTAAATACTTAATGATATTTACCATTCACACAGCACAAAGGCAAGGAAGTATCATAACAGCTAAATGGTGTGATATTGATTTTGATAAAAAACTTTGGATTATACCAAGTAAACAAATGAAAATGAAAAAAGAACATTTACTCCCTTTAAGTGATACTCTAATAAAGTATTTAAAAGAGCTTTATAACTTAACTGGAGATAATGATTATTTATTTCCTAATAGTCAAATAGGCTCAACAAGAAATAAATATCCTCATATAAGTAATAACACAGTTACAAAAGCTTTAAGGCTTATGAACTATACAAGTGAACAACAAACAGCTCACGGCTTTAGAGCTATGTTTAAAACAGTATGTAAAGAACATCAAGAAGAACATAATCTAATAAATGAATTTGTAGAAATGATACTTGCACATCAAACAAATGGAAAAGTAGAAGAAGCTTATAATCGAGCCACTAATATTGCAGATATGCGAAAAGTTATTAATTGGTGGAGTGAGTATCTTGATAGATTGAAAAATGAGGTATTGGTATGA
- the fbaA gene encoding class II fructose-bisphosphate aldolase, with amino-acid sequence MSVLDIVKPGVLSGSDAYKLFEYAKENSFAIPAVNVVGTDSVNAVLEAAAKVNSPIIVQFSNGGAEFFAGKGLKDKNAGIYGAISGAMHVHALAEAYGVPVILHTDHAARKLLPWIDGLIEAGESFYSKHGKPLFTSHMLDLSEESLEENIGTCVKYFKRMKTIDMMIEIELGITGGEEDGVDNSDVDNALLYTQPEEVCYAYEQLKEISPHFTIAASFGNVHGVYKPGNVILSPKILDNSQKYISEKLNLPAKSVNFVFHGGSGSSLEEIREAIEYGVIKMNIDTDTQWAFWNGVRAFEAKNHDYLQGQIGNPDGEDKPNKSYYDPRKWLRAGMESMIARLEIAYTDLKALNKN; translated from the coding sequence TTGTCAGTTTTAGATATTGTTAAGCCAGGTGTATTAAGTGGTAGTGATGCTTATAAACTTTTTGAATATGCAAAAGAGAACTCTTTTGCTATTCCTGCTGTTAATGTAGTAGGTACAGATTCAGTAAATGCAGTTTTAGAAGCTGCTGCAAAAGTTAATTCACCTATTATTGTTCAGTTCTCAAATGGAGGAGCTGAGTTTTTTGCAGGTAAGGGCTTAAAAGATAAAAATGCAGGTATTTACGGTGCAATTTCAGGGGCTATGCATGTTCATGCTTTAGCAGAAGCGTATGGTGTACCTGTTATTTTACATACCGATCATGCTGCTAGAAAACTTTTACCTTGGATTGACGGTTTAATTGAAGCTGGCGAATCATTTTATTCAAAACATGGTAAACCACTTTTTACTTCTCATATGCTTGATTTATCAGAAGAGAGTTTAGAAGAGAATATTGGTACGTGTGTTAAGTATTTTAAAAGAATGAAAACTATTGATATGATGATTGAAATAGAACTTGGAATCACTGGTGGTGAAGAAGATGGTGTTGATAATAGTGATGTGGATAATGCTTTACTTTATACGCAACCAGAAGAAGTGTGTTATGCCTATGAGCAATTAAAAGAGATATCGCCTCATTTTACTATTGCTGCATCATTTGGAAATGTTCATGGGGTATATAAACCAGGGAATGTTATTTTAAGTCCTAAAATCTTAGATAACTCTCAAAAATATATTTCTGAAAAACTTAATTTACCTGCTAAATCTGTAAACTTTGTATTTCATGGTGGTTCAGGTTCTTCTTTAGAAGAGATAAGAGAAGCTATTGAATATGGTGTAATTAAAATGAATATTGATACAGATACTCAATGGGCTTTTTGGAATGGTGTTAGAGCATTTGAAGCTAAAAACCATGACTATCTACAAGGACAAATTGGTAACCCAGATGGGGAAGATAAACCAAACAAGTCTTATTATGATCCAAGAAAATGGTTAAGAGCTGGAATGGAATCAATGATTGCAAGATTAGAAATTGCATACACAGATTTGAAAGCTTTAAACAAAAACTAA